The genomic stretch AGTGTCGTCCAGTAGCCCGGCAGCGGTGCGTGCGCCGAAGCCGGCTGAAGTTACCGGTTACGGTCTCGTTCCTTGAGTTCCCGCATCTCTTCGAGCCGCCGCCTGATCTCCCGTTCTGCGCCACTATCTGATGGCTGATAGTAGCGGCGGCTCTTGAGCTTGTCGGGAAGGTGCTGCTGCTCGACCACGTGCCCTTCGTAATCATGGGCGTATTTGTAGTCACGGCCGTAGTCCAGGGCTTTCATCAACGGCGTCGGTGCGTTGCGAAGAGGCAAGGGTACCGGCAGCGGCCCGTACCGTTTCACGTCTTCAGCCGCGGCACACATCGCCATGTACGACGCATTCGACTTCGGCGCCGAGGCCAGGTAGGTCACGGCTTGCGCCAGCGGGATACGCCCCTCGGGCAAACCGACGAAGTGG from Candidatus Binatia bacterium encodes the following:
- a CDS encoding replication-associated recombination protein A; this translates as LADYARGDARLGLNALEAAADLATTKGLTTIDVKLAEEAAQHRVLLYDKAGDEHYNVVSAFIKSMRGSDPDAAVYWLMRMIEAGEDPLFIARRMVIFAAEDVGNADPQALQVAVAAKDAFHFVGLPEGRIPLAQAVTYLASAPKSNASYMAMCAAAEDVKRYGPLPVPLPLRNAPTPLMKALDYGRDYKYAHDYEGHVVEQQHLPDKLKSRRYYQPSDSGAEREIRRRLEEMRELKERDRNR